In Burkholderia savannae, one genomic interval encodes:
- a CDS encoding GNAT family N-acetyltransferase, producing the protein MRELPTPTLPFASLSLEQPRRRLPRASETVTAEFRLRAAWARTEDELREAQRLRHSVFADEMGAHVSGPAGLDVDPFDPYCDHLLVRDLDTLKVVGTYRVLPPHQAARVGRLYAEGEFDLSRLTHLRSKMVEVGRSCVHRDYRSGAVIMALWGGLGTYMLQNGYETMLGCASVSMADGGHYAANLYQSLGDALTAPEYRAFPHTPLPVDDLRTGAKVAPPPLIKGYLRLGAKICGAPAWDPDFNCADFLTLFRLSDINARYARHFLSDPLPR; encoded by the coding sequence ATGCGAGAACTGCCGACGCCCACGCTTCCATTTGCCTCGCTATCTCTTGAGCAACCGCGCCGCCGTTTGCCACGCGCGTCCGAAACGGTCACCGCCGAATTCCGCCTGCGCGCCGCCTGGGCGCGCACCGAAGACGAACTGCGTGAAGCGCAGCGTCTGCGCCACAGTGTGTTCGCCGACGAAATGGGCGCGCACGTGAGCGGCCCGGCGGGCCTCGACGTCGATCCGTTCGATCCATACTGCGATCACCTGCTCGTGCGCGATCTCGACACGCTCAAGGTCGTCGGCACCTATCGCGTGCTGCCTCCGCATCAGGCCGCGCGTGTCGGCCGCCTGTACGCGGAGGGCGAGTTCGACCTGTCGCGTCTCACGCACCTGCGCTCGAAGATGGTCGAGGTCGGCCGCTCGTGCGTGCATCGAGACTATCGCAGCGGCGCCGTCATCATGGCGCTCTGGGGCGGCCTCGGCACCTACATGCTGCAAAACGGCTACGAGACGATGCTCGGCTGCGCGAGCGTGTCGATGGCCGACGGCGGCCACTACGCGGCGAATCTCTATCAGTCGCTCGGCGATGCGCTGACGGCGCCCGAGTACCGCGCGTTTCCGCACACGCCGCTGCCCGTCGACGATCTGCGGACGGGCGCGAAGGTCGCTCCGCCGCCGCTCATCAAGGGCTATCTGCGGCTCGGCGCGAAGATCTGCGGCGCGCCCGCGTGGGACCCGGATTTCAATTGCGCGGACTTCCTGACGCTGTTCCGCCTGTCGGACATCAACGCACGCTACGCGCGCCACTTCCTGAGCGATCCGCTGCCGCGGTGA
- a CDS encoding DUF2288 domain-containing protein — protein MSSNTPSSDSQHSPLYLKLLGETAKIDWCDLERFFAQGKLLSVARDLDLVSVAEAIAGDDKEQVTRWLSAGHVERMQAGTAQDYATRDPELWAVVVSPWVCVQERT, from the coding sequence ATGTCTTCGAACACCCCTTCCTCCGACTCGCAGCACAGCCCGCTCTATCTGAAGCTTCTCGGCGAAACCGCCAAGATCGATTGGTGCGATCTCGAGCGCTTTTTCGCGCAAGGCAAGCTGCTGTCGGTCGCGCGCGATCTCGACCTCGTGAGCGTGGCCGAGGCGATCGCCGGCGACGACAAGGAGCAGGTCACGCGCTGGCTGTCCGCGGGCCATGTCGAGCGGATGCAGGCCGGCACCGCGCAGGATTACGCGACGCGCGATCCCGAGCTGTGGGCGGTGGTCGTGTCGCCGTGGGTGTGCGTGCAGGAACGCACGTAA
- a CDS encoding MATE family efflux transporter, producing the protein MSASSASAHSDEDPEPRSTANWHRRVLGLALPIIAANLTQPILGAVDTAVAGHLSGPQYLGGVALGGLFFNFVYWGFGFLRMGTTGLVAQAFGANDLAGIRINVMRALLLAFALGAAVLALRTPLVGLAFAALGGSDAVRATALDYTHARIWAAPFALANYVVLGYLLGVQRVRLALAIQVFVNVVNIGAVLLYVYHFDWGVAGIGAATATADIAGFALSALLLRWLSPRGLPKIGRAELFDRAALARLVALNRDIFIRTLCLLSAFGWFAHLGARQGDATLAANALLLNFQTFMAYALDGFAHAAEALVGAAAGARNRDTFRQALRATFFWAGIGALAFALVYWGAGGWIVAQLTDQSSIRSVAERYLPWAALSPVISVWGFMLDGVFIGATHTRALMRAMAASFALFVAATFALVGPFGNHGLWAALLVFMAARGATLARHLPGLERAVAADAPSAAVRAAS; encoded by the coding sequence ATGTCCGCCTCCTCCGCTTCCGCGCACTCGGACGAAGACCCCGAGCCGCGCTCCACCGCGAACTGGCACCGCCGCGTGCTCGGTCTCGCGCTGCCGATCATCGCCGCGAACCTCACGCAGCCGATTCTCGGCGCGGTCGACACCGCCGTCGCCGGCCATCTGAGCGGCCCGCAATATCTCGGCGGCGTCGCGCTCGGCGGTCTCTTCTTCAACTTCGTGTACTGGGGCTTCGGCTTCCTGAGGATGGGAACGACGGGGCTCGTCGCACAGGCGTTCGGCGCGAACGATCTTGCCGGCATCCGCATCAACGTGATGCGCGCATTGCTGCTTGCATTCGCGCTCGGCGCAGCGGTGCTCGCGCTGCGGACGCCGCTCGTTGGCCTCGCGTTCGCCGCGCTGGGCGGCAGCGATGCGGTGCGCGCGACCGCGCTCGATTACACGCATGCGCGCATCTGGGCCGCCCCGTTCGCGCTCGCGAACTACGTCGTGCTGGGTTATCTGCTCGGCGTGCAGCGCGTGCGTCTCGCGCTCGCGATCCAGGTGTTCGTCAACGTCGTCAACATCGGCGCGGTGCTGCTGTACGTGTATCACTTCGACTGGGGCGTCGCGGGCATCGGTGCCGCCACCGCGACGGCGGACATCGCGGGCTTCGCGCTCAGCGCGCTGCTGCTTCGCTGGCTGAGCCCCCGCGGCCTGCCGAAGATCGGGCGCGCCGAGCTCTTCGATCGCGCGGCGCTTGCACGCCTCGTCGCGCTCAATCGCGACATCTTCATCCGTACGCTGTGCCTGCTGTCGGCGTTCGGCTGGTTCGCGCATCTCGGCGCGCGGCAAGGCGACGCGACGCTCGCCGCGAACGCGCTCCTCCTCAATTTCCAGACCTTCATGGCATATGCGCTCGACGGCTTCGCGCATGCGGCCGAAGCGCTCGTCGGCGCGGCGGCGGGCGCGCGCAACCGCGATACATTCCGGCAGGCGCTGCGCGCGACGTTCTTCTGGGCGGGAATCGGCGCGCTCGCGTTCGCGCTCGTCTACTGGGGCGCGGGCGGTTGGATCGTCGCGCAGCTCACCGATCAATCGTCGATTCGCAGCGTCGCCGAGCGCTATCTCCCATGGGCTGCGCTCTCGCCCGTGATCTCGGTCTGGGGTTTCATGCTCGACGGCGTGTTCATCGGCGCGACGCATACGCGGGCGCTGATGCGTGCGATGGCGGCATCGTTCGCGCTGTTCGTCGCCGCGACGTTCGCGCTCGTCGGCCCGTTCGGCAATCACGGGCTCTGGGCCGCGCTGCTCGTGTTCATGGCGGCGCGCGGCGCGACGCTCGCGCGCCACCTGCCCGGGCTCGAACGAGCAGTCGCGGCAGACGCGCCATCGGCGGCGGTGCGCGCCGCAAGCTAA
- a CDS encoding glycosyltransferase family 25 protein, with the protein MERGISYVCISLTRAQDRRTKMVEQFANHGINARFFDAFDLKGAVEAIPGYDAAGRQRRYGWQLSRGEVGCYLSHRAAWLQLVQSGKEAMCVMEDDITLLDGFKAATLELYDARQHWDMVRLMWINERQQSEYARLPSGTRLMWMENPVGLQCYMITRTAAQRMLDYTAKITHAIDIAFDRNWEHGQRMYVTSPQFVADTGAPTTITDRPDSRTLMQRLKAKYYRKVERRTSRCFNDEHRPKRPIQIEIAPANVEATPTLA; encoded by the coding sequence GTGGAACGGGGTATCTCGTATGTCTGCATCTCGCTTACCCGTGCGCAAGACCGGCGCACCAAGATGGTGGAGCAGTTTGCCAATCACGGCATTAATGCACGGTTCTTCGATGCATTTGACCTGAAGGGAGCTGTCGAAGCCATACCGGGTTACGACGCAGCCGGTCGCCAGCGGCGCTATGGCTGGCAGCTCTCTCGCGGGGAGGTCGGTTGCTACCTTAGCCATCGTGCGGCGTGGCTCCAACTAGTGCAATCCGGCAAGGAAGCAATGTGCGTCATGGAAGACGACATCACGCTGCTCGACGGGTTCAAAGCCGCTACGCTCGAACTCTACGACGCTCGCCAGCATTGGGATATGGTGCGGCTGATGTGGATCAACGAGCGTCAGCAATCCGAGTATGCGCGTCTTCCGAGCGGGACCAGATTGATGTGGATGGAAAACCCGGTGGGCTTGCAGTGCTACATGATCACGCGAACCGCCGCGCAACGCATGCTGGACTACACAGCGAAAATTACGCATGCGATTGATATCGCGTTCGATCGCAACTGGGAGCACGGGCAACGGATGTATGTCACGTCTCCGCAGTTCGTAGCAGACACCGGCGCGCCGACGACGATCACTGACAGGCCTGATAGTCGAACGCTCATGCAGCGATTGAAAGCCAAGTATTACCGTAAGGTCGAGCGGCGCACATCACGCTGCTTCAACGACGAGCATCGGCCAAAGCGCCCGATTCAAATCGAAATCGCGCCTGCCAACGTCGAGGCAACGCCGACGCTTGCGTGA
- a CDS encoding tail fiber assembly protein, with the protein MVEHELLIMAIEDRWPQLVHGRDYWVGHPLDRQTGLQCGDAFIAQWNCSVVPPDVTDLLKRGEELRPVLAAQKAREQRDSLLRASDWTQAPDVSAATREKWVVYRQTLRDLPEQPGFPLDVRWPDAPTSE; encoded by the coding sequence TTGGTCGAGCACGAACTTCTCATCATGGCGATTGAGGATCGCTGGCCGCAGCTCGTACACGGGCGCGATTATTGGGTAGGCCATCCACTAGATCGGCAAACGGGACTTCAGTGCGGCGATGCGTTCATCGCACAATGGAATTGCTCCGTTGTGCCGCCGGACGTTACGGACCTGCTTAAGCGTGGCGAAGAACTCCGCCCGGTCCTTGCCGCACAGAAGGCGCGAGAACAACGGGATTCGCTCCTTCGTGCGTCTGACTGGACACAAGCGCCTGACGTGTCGGCGGCAACTCGGGAGAAGTGGGTAGTCTATCGGCAGACGCTTCGCGATCTGCCGGAACAACCGGGCTTCCCGCTGGATGTGCGGTGGCCGGATGCGCCCACAAGCGAGTAA
- the sixA gene encoding phosphohistidine phosphatase SixA, whose protein sequence is MNLILWRHAEAEDYASTDLARQLTARGRKDAQAVAKWLRARIERHAVVLASPAARTVQTAETLTDHYRTADELAPGCDVGDVLAAAGWPDGIASTVVVVGHQPTLGSVAAYLLAGSDESWSLKKGGLLWFVSRAREGNGQTVLRAAISADLV, encoded by the coding sequence ATGAACCTCATTCTCTGGCGGCATGCCGAAGCCGAAGATTACGCGAGCACCGATCTCGCGCGCCAGTTGACCGCGCGCGGCCGCAAGGACGCGCAGGCCGTCGCGAAATGGCTGCGCGCGCGCATCGAGCGTCACGCGGTGGTACTCGCGAGTCCGGCCGCGCGCACCGTGCAGACGGCCGAGACGTTGACCGACCACTATCGGACCGCGGACGAACTCGCGCCCGGCTGCGACGTCGGCGACGTGCTCGCGGCGGCCGGTTGGCCGGACGGGATCGCGTCGACGGTCGTCGTCGTCGGCCATCAGCCGACGCTCGGCAGTGTCGCCGCGTACTTGCTCGCTGGTTCGGACGAAAGCTGGAGCCTCAAGAAGGGCGGTCTGCTGTGGTTTGTGAGCCGCGCCCGCGAGGGCAACGGGCAGACCGTGCTGCGTGCGGCCATTTCGGCCGATCTAGTCTGA
- a CDS encoding YmfQ family protein: MNGHADLLARLLPPVSYDPRESRLAAELAAEGRALDRALGDAETVVNGITPFFAHQLLPDWERVCGITPAEDATLQQRISTVVAKINETGGMSIPYFTRLAAALGYRIEIVEPDPFRVDENSVGDALWIEDIIYQWGVVVHGAPTLEIYFRVDESAVDEPLLTFADPILEAVFEDLKPADTFVYFIYQEA; encoded by the coding sequence ATGAACGGTCACGCTGATTTGCTCGCCCGGCTGCTTCCCCCGGTGTCTTACGATCCGCGCGAGTCTCGTCTCGCAGCGGAGCTGGCCGCCGAAGGGAGAGCACTCGATCGCGCACTCGGTGACGCGGAAACCGTCGTCAACGGAATCACGCCGTTCTTTGCGCACCAGCTCCTGCCGGATTGGGAGCGCGTGTGTGGCATCACGCCGGCCGAGGACGCGACCCTGCAGCAACGCATTTCAACGGTAGTCGCGAAGATCAATGAAACGGGTGGTATGTCGATCCCGTATTTCACGCGCCTCGCGGCCGCGCTCGGCTATCGCATCGAGATTGTCGAGCCGGACCCGTTTCGCGTCGATGAAAACTCGGTGGGTGACGCGCTATGGATCGAGGACATCATCTACCAGTGGGGCGTTGTGGTACACGGCGCGCCGACGCTGGAAATCTATTTCCGCGTGGACGAAAGCGCGGTCGACGAGCCGCTTCTGACATTCGCAGATCCGATCCTCGAAGCTGTATTCGAGGATCTAAAACCGGCCGACACCTTCGTCTACTTCATCTACCAGGAAGCGTAA
- a CDS encoding acyl-CoA synthetase gives MLPHAASYAELVDRFAWRIPARYNIGVDACDKWADGSGRVALIHEHADGGVARYTFDDLRSGSNRLANSFARAGVKRGDRIGILLAQGPETAIAHLAAYKLGAIAVPLFTLFGADALEYRLGDSGAAALVTDRAGYEKIAPLHASLPSLATIYCIDGAPDLAEPGVLAFDAALAAESDKFAPADTSADDPALIIYTSGTTGKPKGALHAHRALLGHLPGFEMSQNLFPAHARLLWTPADWAWIGGLLDVLLPSLHHGVPVLARRFEKFDGAAAFELLARHGVTHAFLPPTALKLMRAAVAQPSERYALALESVASGGESLGAELVAWGRDAFGVTINEFYGQTECNVVLSSCSTLFEPRTGTIGKAVPGHRVAIVDDAGNALPPGVEGNIGVRAPDPVMFIGYWRKPDATREKFVGDYLLTGDVGLADADGFVRFVGRNDDVITSAGYRIGPAPIEDCLLKHPAVRMAAVVGVPDATRTEIVKAFVVLNTGHQANDALARELQEHVKTRLAAHEYPRAVAFVDSLPMTATGKIIRRALRDT, from the coding sequence ATGCTGCCCCATGCCGCCAGTTACGCCGAGCTCGTCGACCGCTTCGCATGGCGCATTCCAGCGCGCTACAACATCGGCGTCGACGCTTGCGACAAGTGGGCCGACGGCAGCGGCCGCGTCGCGCTGATTCACGAGCATGCGGACGGCGGCGTCGCGCGCTACACGTTCGACGACCTGAGGAGCGGCTCTAATCGGCTCGCGAACAGCTTTGCGCGCGCGGGCGTGAAGCGCGGCGACCGGATCGGCATCCTGCTCGCGCAAGGCCCGGAAACCGCGATCGCCCACCTGGCCGCGTACAAGCTCGGCGCGATCGCGGTGCCGCTCTTCACGCTGTTCGGCGCGGACGCGCTCGAATACCGCCTCGGCGACAGCGGCGCGGCCGCGCTCGTCACCGATCGCGCGGGCTACGAGAAGATCGCACCGCTGCACGCGTCGCTGCCGTCGCTCGCGACGATCTACTGCATCGACGGCGCGCCCGATCTCGCCGAGCCCGGCGTGCTCGCATTCGATGCGGCGCTCGCGGCCGAGTCGGACAAGTTCGCGCCCGCGGACACGTCGGCCGACGATCCGGCGCTCATCATCTACACGTCCGGCACGACGGGCAAACCGAAAGGCGCGCTGCACGCGCACCGGGCGCTGCTCGGCCATCTGCCGGGGTTCGAGATGTCGCAGAACCTGTTTCCCGCGCATGCGCGCCTGCTCTGGACGCCCGCCGACTGGGCGTGGATCGGCGGGCTCCTCGACGTGCTGCTGCCGTCCCTGCATCACGGCGTGCCGGTGCTCGCGCGCCGCTTCGAGAAGTTCGACGGCGCGGCCGCGTTCGAGCTGCTCGCGCGGCACGGCGTCACGCACGCATTCCTGCCGCCGACCGCATTGAAGCTGATGCGCGCCGCCGTCGCGCAGCCTAGCGAACGCTACGCGCTCGCCCTCGAATCGGTCGCGAGCGGCGGCGAATCGCTCGGCGCGGAACTCGTCGCTTGGGGCCGCGACGCGTTCGGCGTGACGATCAACGAGTTCTACGGACAGACCGAATGCAACGTCGTGCTGTCGTCGTGCAGCACGCTCTTCGAGCCGCGCACGGGCACGATCGGCAAGGCCGTGCCCGGGCATCGCGTCGCGATCGTCGACGATGCCGGCAACGCGCTGCCGCCCGGCGTCGAAGGCAACATCGGCGTTCGCGCGCCCGATCCGGTGATGTTCATCGGCTACTGGCGCAAGCCCGACGCGACGCGCGAAAAATTCGTCGGCGACTATCTGCTGACGGGCGACGTCGGGCTCGCCGATGCCGACGGCTTCGTCCGCTTCGTCGGCCGCAACGACGACGTGATCACGAGCGCCGGCTACCGGATCGGCCCGGCTCCCATCGAGGATTGCCTGCTCAAGCACCCGGCCGTGCGGATGGCGGCCGTCGTCGGCGTGCCGGACGCGACCCGCACCGAGATCGTCAAGGCGTTCGTCGTGCTGAACACGGGCCACCAAGCGAACGACGCGCTCGCGCGCGAGTTGCAGGAGCACGTGAAAACGCGACTCGCCGCCCATGAATATCCGCGTGCAGTGGCGTTCGTCGACAGCTTGCCGATGACCGCGACGGGCAAGATCATCCGCCGCGCGCTGCGCGATACGTGA
- a CDS encoding DNA adenine methylase yields MAQPIIPWLGGKRRLAEQLIPLFPQHECYVEVFCGGAALYFLRPMPAPVEVLNDINGELVNLYRVVQHHLEEFVRQFKYAISSRQVFKWHQLAVPETLTDIQRAARFYYLQHHAFGGKVQGQTFGTATTAPSVNLLRIEESLSAAHLRLASAHVENLPWYECMDRYDRPHTFFYCDPPYWQTEGYGVPFPFEEYERMAAMMRACKGKVMVSINDHPDIRRAFDGFPMLGLSIKYSLNNATGGASKSRELVITNWEPGTLTGGLF; encoded by the coding sequence ATGGCACAACCCATCATTCCGTGGCTCGGCGGCAAGCGTCGCTTGGCCGAGCAACTCATTCCACTATTCCCACAACACGAATGCTACGTCGAGGTGTTCTGCGGTGGTGCTGCCTTGTACTTCCTACGGCCGATGCCGGCACCAGTCGAGGTGCTGAATGACATCAACGGCGAGCTGGTGAATCTATACCGCGTCGTGCAGCACCACCTTGAAGAGTTCGTGCGGCAATTCAAGTACGCGATTTCGAGTCGACAGGTATTCAAATGGCACCAGCTTGCGGTCCCGGAGACGCTCACAGATATACAACGTGCAGCGCGGTTTTACTACCTGCAGCACCATGCCTTCGGCGGCAAAGTTCAAGGGCAGACGTTCGGCACCGCTACGACCGCACCATCGGTCAACCTGCTACGGATCGAAGAGAGTCTGTCAGCCGCACATCTGCGGTTGGCCAGCGCACACGTCGAAAACCTGCCGTGGTACGAATGCATGGACCGGTATGATCGGCCGCACACGTTCTTCTATTGTGATCCGCCGTACTGGCAGACCGAGGGATATGGCGTTCCGTTCCCGTTCGAAGAATACGAACGGATGGCGGCTATGATGCGCGCCTGTAAAGGCAAGGTGATGGTGAGCATCAACGATCATCCCGACATTCGTCGAGCGTTCGATGGTTTTCCGATGCTCGGGCTGTCAATCAAGTACAGTTTGAACAACGCAACTGGCGGTGCTTCAAAGAGCCGCGAGCTTGTGATTACGAACTGGGAACCCGGAACGCTGACAGGCGGTTTGTTCTGA